A single window of Onychomys torridus chromosome 8, mOncTor1.1, whole genome shotgun sequence DNA harbors:
- the Lztr1 gene encoding leucine-zipper-like transcriptional regulator 1 isoform X1 yields MAGPGGSGAPIGAGALAGGVRSKVAPSVDFDHSCSDSVEYLTLNFGPFETVHRWRRLPPCDEFVGARRSKHTVVAYKDAIYVFGGDNGKTMLNDLLRFDVKDCSWCRAFTTGTPPAPRYHHSAVVYGSSMFVFGGYTGDIYSNSNLKNKNDLFEYKFATGQWTEWKIEGRLPVARSAHGATVYSDKLWIFAGYDGNARLNDMWTIGLQDRELTCWEEVAQSGEIPPSCCNFPVAVCRDKMFVFSGQSGAKITNNLFQFEFKDKTWTRIPTEHLLRGSPPPPQRRYGHTMVAFDRHLYVFGGAADNTLPNELHCYDVDFQTWEVVQPSSDSEVGGAEVPERASSSDEASILTSEERSSFKKSRDVFGLDFGTTSAKQPGHLASELPSGRLFHAAAVISDAMYIFGGTVDNNIRSGEMYRFQFSCYPKCTLHEDYGRLWESRQFCDVEFVLGEKEECVQGHVAIVTARSRWLRRKILQAREWLAQKLEEDGALAPREVPGTAVGRARPPLLRVAIREAEARPFEVLMQFLYTDKIKYPRKGHVEDVLLIMDVYKLALSFQLCRLEQLCRQYIEASVDLQNVLVVCESAARLQLGQLKEHCLNFIVRESHFNQVIMMKEFERLSSPLIVEIVRRKQQPPPRAPSDQPVDIGTSLIQDMKAYLEGAGSEFCDITLLLDGHPRPAHKAILAARSSYFEAMFRSFMPEDGQVNISIGEMVPSRQAFESMLRYIYYGEVNMPPEDSLYLFAAPYYYGFYNNRLQAYCKQNLEMNVTVQNVLQILEAADKTQALDMKRHCLHIIVHQFTKVSKLPTLRLLSQQLLLDIIDSLASHISDKQCAELGADI; encoded by the exons ATGGCTGGGCCCGGAGGCTCGGGAGCCCCGATCGGAGCCGGGGCCCTGGCAGGAGGGGTGCGCTCCAAGGTGGCTCCGAGCGTGGACTTTgaccacagctgctcagacagtGTCGAGTACCTGACGCTCAACTTTGGACCCTTCGAAACAGTGCATCGCTGGCGGCGCCTCCCACCCTGCGACGAATTCGTGGGCGCCCG GCGTAGCAAGCACACAGTTGTGGCATATAAGGATGCCATCTATGTGTTTGGCGGAGACAACGG AAAGACGATGCTCAATGATCTCCTTCGGTTTGATGTGAAGGACTGCTCCTGGTGCAG AGCCTTTACCACTGGTACCCCACCAGCGCCCCGTTATCACCACTCAGCTGTTGTGTACGGGAGCAGCATGTTCGTCTTTG GGGGCTATACTGGAGATATTTATTCGAATTCTAACTTGAAGAATAAAAATGACCTCTTTGAATACAAGTTTGCAACTGGCCAATGGACAGAGTGGAAGATTGAAGGGAG GTTGCCAGTTGCCAGGTCAGCCCATGGGGCCACAGTGTACAGTGACAAGCTCTGGATCTTTGCTGGCTATGATGGCAATGCCAG GTTGAACGACATGTGGACAATTGGCCTCCAAGACCGAGAACTCACATGCTGGGAGGAG GTGGCCCAGAGTGGGGAGATCCCCCCATCCTGCTGCAACTTCCCTGTGGCTGTGTGCCGGGATAAGATGTTCGTGTTCTCAGGGCAGAGCGGAGCCAAGATAACCAACAACCTCTTCCAGTTCGAATTCAAGGACAAGAC GTGGACACGAATCCCTACTGAGCACCTGCTCCGGGgctctccacccccaccacagCGGCGCTATGGACACACCATGGTGGCCTTTGACCGTCATCTCTATGTGTTTGGGGGTGCGGCGGACAATACACTGCCCAATGAGCTGCACTGCTATGATGTGGACTTCCAGACTTGGGAGGTTGTCCAGCCCAGCTCTGACAGTGAG GTTGGTGGGGCTGAGGTGCCTGAGCGAGCTTCCTCTTCTGACGAGGCATCCATCCTAACCTCAGAGGAGCGCAGCAGCTTTAAGAAGTCCAGAGATGTGTTTGGCTTAGACTTTGGTACCACCTCAGCCAAGCAGCCTGGCCACCTGGCATCAGAG CTGCCCAGTGGGAGGCTCTTCCATGCAGCTGCTGTCATCTCTGATGCCATGTACATCTTTGGGGGCACTGTGGACAACAACATTCGCAGTGGTGAGATGTACAGGTTCCAG TTTTCTTGCTACCCTAAGTGCACCCTGCATGAAGACTATGGGCGCCTGTGGGAGAGCCGCCAGTTCTGCGATGTGGAATTTGTGCTGGGTGAG AAGGAGGAGTGTGTACAAGGCCATGTTGCCATTGTCACTGCGCGGAGCCGCTGGCTTCGCAGGAAGATCTTGCAGGCTCGAGAGTGGCTGGCCCAG AAGCTGGAGGAGGATGGGGCTCTAGCGCCCAGGGAGGTCCCTGGTACAGCTGTGGGCAGGGCACGGCCACCCCTGTTACGTGTGGCCATTCGTGAGGCCGAGGCCCGGCCATTCGAGGTGCTCATGCAGTTTCTCTACACAGACAAGATCAAATACCCACGGAAAG GCCATGTAGAGGACGTGCTGCTCATCATGGATGTATACAAGTTGGCTCTGAGCTTCCAGCTGTGCCGTCTTGAACAGTTGTGTCGGCAGTACATCGAAGCCTCTGTGGATCTCCAGAATGTACTGGTTGTGTGTGAGAGTGCTGCCAGGCTACAGCTGGGTCAGCTTAAG GAGCATTGCCTGAACTTCATAGTGAGGGAGTCCCACTTCAACCAGGTGATCATGATGAAGGAGTTCGAGCGCCTCTCATCCCCACTGATTGTAGAGATTGTGCGGAGGAAGCAGCAGCCGCCCCCTCGAGCGCCCTCAGATCAACCCGTGGACATTG GCACATCTTTGATCCAGGACATGAAGGCATACCTGGAGGGGGCAGGCTCGGAGTTCTGTGACATCACACTGTTGCTGGACGGCCACCCACGACCAGCCCACAAAGCCATCCTAGCTGCCCGCTCTAG CTATTTTGAGGCCATGTTCCGTTCATTCATGCCAGAGGATGGGCAGGTGAACATCTCTATCGGGGAGATGGTGCCCAGCAGACAGGCCTTTGAGTCCATGCTACGTTACATCTACTATGGAGAGGTCAACATGCCCCCTGAGGACTCACT TTACCTATTTGCGGCCCCCTATTACTATGGCTTCTACAACAACAGACTACAGGCATACTGCAAGCAGAACCTGGAGATGAATGTAACAGTGCAGAACGTGCTACAG ATTCTGGAGGCGGCTGACAAGACGCAGGCACTGGACATGAAGCGGCACTGCTTGCACATCATTGTGCACCAGTTCACCAAG GTCTCTAAGCTGCCCACGCTGCGGTTGCTGAGCCAGCAGCTGCTGCTGGACATCATAGACTCCCTGGCCTCCCACATCTCTGACAAGCAGTGTGCAGAGCTGGGTGCCGACATCTGA
- the Lztr1 gene encoding leucine-zipper-like transcriptional regulator 1 isoform X2, producing MAGPGGSGAPIGAGALAGGVRSKVAPSVDFDHSCSDSVEYLTLNFGPFETVHRWRRLPPCDEFVGARRSKHTVVAYKDAIYVFGGDNGKTMLNDLLRFDVKDCSWCRAFTTGTPPAPRYHHSAVVYGSSMFVFGGYTGDIYSNSNLKNKNDLFEYKFATGQWTEWKIEGRLPVARSAHGATVYSDKLWIFAGYDGNARLNDMWTIGLQDRELTCWEEVAQSGEIPPSCCNFPVAVCRDKMFVFSGQSGAKITNNLFQFEFKDKTWTRIPTEHLLRGSPPPPQRRYGHTMVAFDRHLYVFGGAADNTLPNELHCYDVDFQTWEVVQPSSDSEVGGAEVPERASSSDEASILTSEERSSFKKSRDVFGLDFGTTSAKQPGHLASELPSGRLFHAAAVISDAMYIFGGTVDNNIRSGEMYRFQFSCYPKCTLHEDYGRLWESRQFCDVEFVLGEKEECVQGHVAIVTARSRWLRRKILQAREWLAQLEEDGALAPREVPGTAVGRARPPLLRVAIREAEARPFEVLMQFLYTDKIKYPRKGHVEDVLLIMDVYKLALSFQLCRLEQLCRQYIEASVDLQNVLVVCESAARLQLGQLKEHCLNFIVRESHFNQVIMMKEFERLSSPLIVEIVRRKQQPPPRAPSDQPVDIGTSLIQDMKAYLEGAGSEFCDITLLLDGHPRPAHKAILAARSSYFEAMFRSFMPEDGQVNISIGEMVPSRQAFESMLRYIYYGEVNMPPEDSLYLFAAPYYYGFYNNRLQAYCKQNLEMNVTVQNVLQILEAADKTQALDMKRHCLHIIVHQFTKVSKLPTLRLLSQQLLLDIIDSLASHISDKQCAELGADI from the exons ATGGCTGGGCCCGGAGGCTCGGGAGCCCCGATCGGAGCCGGGGCCCTGGCAGGAGGGGTGCGCTCCAAGGTGGCTCCGAGCGTGGACTTTgaccacagctgctcagacagtGTCGAGTACCTGACGCTCAACTTTGGACCCTTCGAAACAGTGCATCGCTGGCGGCGCCTCCCACCCTGCGACGAATTCGTGGGCGCCCG GCGTAGCAAGCACACAGTTGTGGCATATAAGGATGCCATCTATGTGTTTGGCGGAGACAACGG AAAGACGATGCTCAATGATCTCCTTCGGTTTGATGTGAAGGACTGCTCCTGGTGCAG AGCCTTTACCACTGGTACCCCACCAGCGCCCCGTTATCACCACTCAGCTGTTGTGTACGGGAGCAGCATGTTCGTCTTTG GGGGCTATACTGGAGATATTTATTCGAATTCTAACTTGAAGAATAAAAATGACCTCTTTGAATACAAGTTTGCAACTGGCCAATGGACAGAGTGGAAGATTGAAGGGAG GTTGCCAGTTGCCAGGTCAGCCCATGGGGCCACAGTGTACAGTGACAAGCTCTGGATCTTTGCTGGCTATGATGGCAATGCCAG GTTGAACGACATGTGGACAATTGGCCTCCAAGACCGAGAACTCACATGCTGGGAGGAG GTGGCCCAGAGTGGGGAGATCCCCCCATCCTGCTGCAACTTCCCTGTGGCTGTGTGCCGGGATAAGATGTTCGTGTTCTCAGGGCAGAGCGGAGCCAAGATAACCAACAACCTCTTCCAGTTCGAATTCAAGGACAAGAC GTGGACACGAATCCCTACTGAGCACCTGCTCCGGGgctctccacccccaccacagCGGCGCTATGGACACACCATGGTGGCCTTTGACCGTCATCTCTATGTGTTTGGGGGTGCGGCGGACAATACACTGCCCAATGAGCTGCACTGCTATGATGTGGACTTCCAGACTTGGGAGGTTGTCCAGCCCAGCTCTGACAGTGAG GTTGGTGGGGCTGAGGTGCCTGAGCGAGCTTCCTCTTCTGACGAGGCATCCATCCTAACCTCAGAGGAGCGCAGCAGCTTTAAGAAGTCCAGAGATGTGTTTGGCTTAGACTTTGGTACCACCTCAGCCAAGCAGCCTGGCCACCTGGCATCAGAG CTGCCCAGTGGGAGGCTCTTCCATGCAGCTGCTGTCATCTCTGATGCCATGTACATCTTTGGGGGCACTGTGGACAACAACATTCGCAGTGGTGAGATGTACAGGTTCCAG TTTTCTTGCTACCCTAAGTGCACCCTGCATGAAGACTATGGGCGCCTGTGGGAGAGCCGCCAGTTCTGCGATGTGGAATTTGTGCTGGGTGAG AAGGAGGAGTGTGTACAAGGCCATGTTGCCATTGTCACTGCGCGGAGCCGCTGGCTTCGCAGGAAGATCTTGCAGGCTCGAGAGTGGCTGGCCCAG CTGGAGGAGGATGGGGCTCTAGCGCCCAGGGAGGTCCCTGGTACAGCTGTGGGCAGGGCACGGCCACCCCTGTTACGTGTGGCCATTCGTGAGGCCGAGGCCCGGCCATTCGAGGTGCTCATGCAGTTTCTCTACACAGACAAGATCAAATACCCACGGAAAG GCCATGTAGAGGACGTGCTGCTCATCATGGATGTATACAAGTTGGCTCTGAGCTTCCAGCTGTGCCGTCTTGAACAGTTGTGTCGGCAGTACATCGAAGCCTCTGTGGATCTCCAGAATGTACTGGTTGTGTGTGAGAGTGCTGCCAGGCTACAGCTGGGTCAGCTTAAG GAGCATTGCCTGAACTTCATAGTGAGGGAGTCCCACTTCAACCAGGTGATCATGATGAAGGAGTTCGAGCGCCTCTCATCCCCACTGATTGTAGAGATTGTGCGGAGGAAGCAGCAGCCGCCCCCTCGAGCGCCCTCAGATCAACCCGTGGACATTG GCACATCTTTGATCCAGGACATGAAGGCATACCTGGAGGGGGCAGGCTCGGAGTTCTGTGACATCACACTGTTGCTGGACGGCCACCCACGACCAGCCCACAAAGCCATCCTAGCTGCCCGCTCTAG CTATTTTGAGGCCATGTTCCGTTCATTCATGCCAGAGGATGGGCAGGTGAACATCTCTATCGGGGAGATGGTGCCCAGCAGACAGGCCTTTGAGTCCATGCTACGTTACATCTACTATGGAGAGGTCAACATGCCCCCTGAGGACTCACT TTACCTATTTGCGGCCCCCTATTACTATGGCTTCTACAACAACAGACTACAGGCATACTGCAAGCAGAACCTGGAGATGAATGTAACAGTGCAGAACGTGCTACAG ATTCTGGAGGCGGCTGACAAGACGCAGGCACTGGACATGAAGCGGCACTGCTTGCACATCATTGTGCACCAGTTCACCAAG GTCTCTAAGCTGCCCACGCTGCGGTTGCTGAGCCAGCAGCTGCTGCTGGACATCATAGACTCCCTGGCCTCCCACATCTCTGACAAGCAGTGTGCAGAGCTGGGTGCCGACATCTGA
- the Lztr1 gene encoding leucine-zipper-like transcriptional regulator 1 isoform X3, with amino-acid sequence MLNDLLRFDVKDCSWCRAFTTGTPPAPRYHHSAVVYGSSMFVFGGYTGDIYSNSNLKNKNDLFEYKFATGQWTEWKIEGRLPVARSAHGATVYSDKLWIFAGYDGNARLNDMWTIGLQDRELTCWEEVAQSGEIPPSCCNFPVAVCRDKMFVFSGQSGAKITNNLFQFEFKDKTWTRIPTEHLLRGSPPPPQRRYGHTMVAFDRHLYVFGGAADNTLPNELHCYDVDFQTWEVVQPSSDSEVGGAEVPERASSSDEASILTSEERSSFKKSRDVFGLDFGTTSAKQPGHLASELPSGRLFHAAAVISDAMYIFGGTVDNNIRSGEMYRFQFSCYPKCTLHEDYGRLWESRQFCDVEFVLGEKEECVQGHVAIVTARSRWLRRKILQAREWLAQKLEEDGALAPREVPGTAVGRARPPLLRVAIREAEARPFEVLMQFLYTDKIKYPRKGHVEDVLLIMDVYKLALSFQLCRLEQLCRQYIEASVDLQNVLVVCESAARLQLGQLKEHCLNFIVRESHFNQVIMMKEFERLSSPLIVEIVRRKQQPPPRAPSDQPVDIGTSLIQDMKAYLEGAGSEFCDITLLLDGHPRPAHKAILAARSSYFEAMFRSFMPEDGQVNISIGEMVPSRQAFESMLRYIYYGEVNMPPEDSLYLFAAPYYYGFYNNRLQAYCKQNLEMNVTVQNVLQILEAADKTQALDMKRHCLHIIVHQFTKVSKLPTLRLLSQQLLLDIIDSLASHISDKQCAELGADI; translated from the exons ATGCTCAATGATCTCCTTCGGTTTGATGTGAAGGACTGCTCCTGGTGCAG AGCCTTTACCACTGGTACCCCACCAGCGCCCCGTTATCACCACTCAGCTGTTGTGTACGGGAGCAGCATGTTCGTCTTTG GGGGCTATACTGGAGATATTTATTCGAATTCTAACTTGAAGAATAAAAATGACCTCTTTGAATACAAGTTTGCAACTGGCCAATGGACAGAGTGGAAGATTGAAGGGAG GTTGCCAGTTGCCAGGTCAGCCCATGGGGCCACAGTGTACAGTGACAAGCTCTGGATCTTTGCTGGCTATGATGGCAATGCCAG GTTGAACGACATGTGGACAATTGGCCTCCAAGACCGAGAACTCACATGCTGGGAGGAG GTGGCCCAGAGTGGGGAGATCCCCCCATCCTGCTGCAACTTCCCTGTGGCTGTGTGCCGGGATAAGATGTTCGTGTTCTCAGGGCAGAGCGGAGCCAAGATAACCAACAACCTCTTCCAGTTCGAATTCAAGGACAAGAC GTGGACACGAATCCCTACTGAGCACCTGCTCCGGGgctctccacccccaccacagCGGCGCTATGGACACACCATGGTGGCCTTTGACCGTCATCTCTATGTGTTTGGGGGTGCGGCGGACAATACACTGCCCAATGAGCTGCACTGCTATGATGTGGACTTCCAGACTTGGGAGGTTGTCCAGCCCAGCTCTGACAGTGAG GTTGGTGGGGCTGAGGTGCCTGAGCGAGCTTCCTCTTCTGACGAGGCATCCATCCTAACCTCAGAGGAGCGCAGCAGCTTTAAGAAGTCCAGAGATGTGTTTGGCTTAGACTTTGGTACCACCTCAGCCAAGCAGCCTGGCCACCTGGCATCAGAG CTGCCCAGTGGGAGGCTCTTCCATGCAGCTGCTGTCATCTCTGATGCCATGTACATCTTTGGGGGCACTGTGGACAACAACATTCGCAGTGGTGAGATGTACAGGTTCCAG TTTTCTTGCTACCCTAAGTGCACCCTGCATGAAGACTATGGGCGCCTGTGGGAGAGCCGCCAGTTCTGCGATGTGGAATTTGTGCTGGGTGAG AAGGAGGAGTGTGTACAAGGCCATGTTGCCATTGTCACTGCGCGGAGCCGCTGGCTTCGCAGGAAGATCTTGCAGGCTCGAGAGTGGCTGGCCCAG AAGCTGGAGGAGGATGGGGCTCTAGCGCCCAGGGAGGTCCCTGGTACAGCTGTGGGCAGGGCACGGCCACCCCTGTTACGTGTGGCCATTCGTGAGGCCGAGGCCCGGCCATTCGAGGTGCTCATGCAGTTTCTCTACACAGACAAGATCAAATACCCACGGAAAG GCCATGTAGAGGACGTGCTGCTCATCATGGATGTATACAAGTTGGCTCTGAGCTTCCAGCTGTGCCGTCTTGAACAGTTGTGTCGGCAGTACATCGAAGCCTCTGTGGATCTCCAGAATGTACTGGTTGTGTGTGAGAGTGCTGCCAGGCTACAGCTGGGTCAGCTTAAG GAGCATTGCCTGAACTTCATAGTGAGGGAGTCCCACTTCAACCAGGTGATCATGATGAAGGAGTTCGAGCGCCTCTCATCCCCACTGATTGTAGAGATTGTGCGGAGGAAGCAGCAGCCGCCCCCTCGAGCGCCCTCAGATCAACCCGTGGACATTG GCACATCTTTGATCCAGGACATGAAGGCATACCTGGAGGGGGCAGGCTCGGAGTTCTGTGACATCACACTGTTGCTGGACGGCCACCCACGACCAGCCCACAAAGCCATCCTAGCTGCCCGCTCTAG CTATTTTGAGGCCATGTTCCGTTCATTCATGCCAGAGGATGGGCAGGTGAACATCTCTATCGGGGAGATGGTGCCCAGCAGACAGGCCTTTGAGTCCATGCTACGTTACATCTACTATGGAGAGGTCAACATGCCCCCTGAGGACTCACT TTACCTATTTGCGGCCCCCTATTACTATGGCTTCTACAACAACAGACTACAGGCATACTGCAAGCAGAACCTGGAGATGAATGTAACAGTGCAGAACGTGCTACAG ATTCTGGAGGCGGCTGACAAGACGCAGGCACTGGACATGAAGCGGCACTGCTTGCACATCATTGTGCACCAGTTCACCAAG GTCTCTAAGCTGCCCACGCTGCGGTTGCTGAGCCAGCAGCTGCTGCTGGACATCATAGACTCCCTGGCCTCCCACATCTCTGACAAGCAGTGTGCAGAGCTGGGTGCCGACATCTGA
- the Lztr1 gene encoding leucine-zipper-like transcriptional regulator 1 isoform X4 has product MFVFGGYTGDIYSNSNLKNKNDLFEYKFATGQWTEWKIEGRLPVARSAHGATVYSDKLWIFAGYDGNARLNDMWTIGLQDRELTCWEEVAQSGEIPPSCCNFPVAVCRDKMFVFSGQSGAKITNNLFQFEFKDKTWTRIPTEHLLRGSPPPPQRRYGHTMVAFDRHLYVFGGAADNTLPNELHCYDVDFQTWEVVQPSSDSEVGGAEVPERASSSDEASILTSEERSSFKKSRDVFGLDFGTTSAKQPGHLASELPSGRLFHAAAVISDAMYIFGGTVDNNIRSGEMYRFQFSCYPKCTLHEDYGRLWESRQFCDVEFVLGEKEECVQGHVAIVTARSRWLRRKILQAREWLAQKLEEDGALAPREVPGTAVGRARPPLLRVAIREAEARPFEVLMQFLYTDKIKYPRKGHVEDVLLIMDVYKLALSFQLCRLEQLCRQYIEASVDLQNVLVVCESAARLQLGQLKEHCLNFIVRESHFNQVIMMKEFERLSSPLIVEIVRRKQQPPPRAPSDQPVDIGTSLIQDMKAYLEGAGSEFCDITLLLDGHPRPAHKAILAARSSYFEAMFRSFMPEDGQVNISIGEMVPSRQAFESMLRYIYYGEVNMPPEDSLYLFAAPYYYGFYNNRLQAYCKQNLEMNVTVQNVLQILEAADKTQALDMKRHCLHIIVHQFTKVSKLPTLRLLSQQLLLDIIDSLASHISDKQCAELGADI; this is encoded by the exons ATGTTCGTCTTTG GGGGCTATACTGGAGATATTTATTCGAATTCTAACTTGAAGAATAAAAATGACCTCTTTGAATACAAGTTTGCAACTGGCCAATGGACAGAGTGGAAGATTGAAGGGAG GTTGCCAGTTGCCAGGTCAGCCCATGGGGCCACAGTGTACAGTGACAAGCTCTGGATCTTTGCTGGCTATGATGGCAATGCCAG GTTGAACGACATGTGGACAATTGGCCTCCAAGACCGAGAACTCACATGCTGGGAGGAG GTGGCCCAGAGTGGGGAGATCCCCCCATCCTGCTGCAACTTCCCTGTGGCTGTGTGCCGGGATAAGATGTTCGTGTTCTCAGGGCAGAGCGGAGCCAAGATAACCAACAACCTCTTCCAGTTCGAATTCAAGGACAAGAC GTGGACACGAATCCCTACTGAGCACCTGCTCCGGGgctctccacccccaccacagCGGCGCTATGGACACACCATGGTGGCCTTTGACCGTCATCTCTATGTGTTTGGGGGTGCGGCGGACAATACACTGCCCAATGAGCTGCACTGCTATGATGTGGACTTCCAGACTTGGGAGGTTGTCCAGCCCAGCTCTGACAGTGAG GTTGGTGGGGCTGAGGTGCCTGAGCGAGCTTCCTCTTCTGACGAGGCATCCATCCTAACCTCAGAGGAGCGCAGCAGCTTTAAGAAGTCCAGAGATGTGTTTGGCTTAGACTTTGGTACCACCTCAGCCAAGCAGCCTGGCCACCTGGCATCAGAG CTGCCCAGTGGGAGGCTCTTCCATGCAGCTGCTGTCATCTCTGATGCCATGTACATCTTTGGGGGCACTGTGGACAACAACATTCGCAGTGGTGAGATGTACAGGTTCCAG TTTTCTTGCTACCCTAAGTGCACCCTGCATGAAGACTATGGGCGCCTGTGGGAGAGCCGCCAGTTCTGCGATGTGGAATTTGTGCTGGGTGAG AAGGAGGAGTGTGTACAAGGCCATGTTGCCATTGTCACTGCGCGGAGCCGCTGGCTTCGCAGGAAGATCTTGCAGGCTCGAGAGTGGCTGGCCCAG AAGCTGGAGGAGGATGGGGCTCTAGCGCCCAGGGAGGTCCCTGGTACAGCTGTGGGCAGGGCACGGCCACCCCTGTTACGTGTGGCCATTCGTGAGGCCGAGGCCCGGCCATTCGAGGTGCTCATGCAGTTTCTCTACACAGACAAGATCAAATACCCACGGAAAG GCCATGTAGAGGACGTGCTGCTCATCATGGATGTATACAAGTTGGCTCTGAGCTTCCAGCTGTGCCGTCTTGAACAGTTGTGTCGGCAGTACATCGAAGCCTCTGTGGATCTCCAGAATGTACTGGTTGTGTGTGAGAGTGCTGCCAGGCTACAGCTGGGTCAGCTTAAG GAGCATTGCCTGAACTTCATAGTGAGGGAGTCCCACTTCAACCAGGTGATCATGATGAAGGAGTTCGAGCGCCTCTCATCCCCACTGATTGTAGAGATTGTGCGGAGGAAGCAGCAGCCGCCCCCTCGAGCGCCCTCAGATCAACCCGTGGACATTG GCACATCTTTGATCCAGGACATGAAGGCATACCTGGAGGGGGCAGGCTCGGAGTTCTGTGACATCACACTGTTGCTGGACGGCCACCCACGACCAGCCCACAAAGCCATCCTAGCTGCCCGCTCTAG CTATTTTGAGGCCATGTTCCGTTCATTCATGCCAGAGGATGGGCAGGTGAACATCTCTATCGGGGAGATGGTGCCCAGCAGACAGGCCTTTGAGTCCATGCTACGTTACATCTACTATGGAGAGGTCAACATGCCCCCTGAGGACTCACT TTACCTATTTGCGGCCCCCTATTACTATGGCTTCTACAACAACAGACTACAGGCATACTGCAAGCAGAACCTGGAGATGAATGTAACAGTGCAGAACGTGCTACAG ATTCTGGAGGCGGCTGACAAGACGCAGGCACTGGACATGAAGCGGCACTGCTTGCACATCATTGTGCACCAGTTCACCAAG GTCTCTAAGCTGCCCACGCTGCGGTTGCTGAGCCAGCAGCTGCTGCTGGACATCATAGACTCCCTGGCCTCCCACATCTCTGACAAGCAGTGTGCAGAGCTGGGTGCCGACATCTGA